The Dendropsophus ebraccatus isolate aDenEbr1 chromosome 10, aDenEbr1.pat, whole genome shotgun sequence genome has a segment encoding these proteins:
- the PRX gene encoding periaxin — protein METSVKITEEKLRSSELVEVIVETEAQAGMSGISISGGGRDGLFVSDVLKDSPAAKALSLLEGDQILSARVYFENIKYEDALKILQYAEQYKVSYCLKRTVPSSDVTVSPSSGSVEVKGPKAKMPKMTVKSLTPVKKKKKKFPGQVKESEASIEAVKGSELSAASLDIPPVDVEFSFPKFSKILKGKGGTEVTAGTKSTEVTTKVTTTEQKRLKIKFPRLRVKDAAAGGLSLDVSGAKDVSGKVQDEAKEKEKSTTQVGIAVPKIKKPKVDVTVAKPDIEIAAPKIGIALPQVGIEAKEEMSFKTPQVELDIPMTIKKNETSETYESIKATGLGTSIRIPDVEIKMPVGGAEVEAPKISVPSISKVGICTPQLEKTQDLTVQVDGRPKTEIKLPSVEIAAPKLDVDLSLPKVEGSVEVETPDSTSRGLQIKLPKFSMSTKTLDSAVKVTPPQVKKDVKGKDSEGKVQMPSLKAPHIGISLPKGKIEGDSPDSQKRSSLKFPSIDISAPKLDLDLSMESEELSVESIQVPDVSLKMPKISTPKVGMKVKDAYAGAITKTEVKSEKVEAESTIEIPGVTLKMPKIGLPKLGLKSDVQEDELEAAAGKSEDEELKIKGPKLKLPSFGGLQVKEKSEVDGSDSSTEVEGIFKLPSIKMPSVDISLPKVQDSETSRLEGTISTSKVDKKAPEIESPDLKFKLPKVSLPKLDMTTKLGKPDMSPPKVGIHMAASDTKIKGDKLKEDKKVALDMDVSVPKTKTFDLSLTSLKSDLGISVEKPKAAIKLPKVELDSIAFDGQTADARIGIPSIKMPSLEIDAPSLNVDLNFPKVKTEVMEESFEDKDIKLQMPKLNLPKLSDVAKDMAVELDVPKVIGNICSPHLTTEIKTGVDTEDTGVKMSLPKVEIGLGKSTEVSVGEIKEKAEVKLPKVKLEKPVIEDEEVKIKLPTVKLPSLEISSPKIPDVDIAAGIPTVEADMSSKEDLAATVSGDGDTKWKAPKFSFRKLGISGSKTKKGEADVKTTDAEGGTEVAIKGPKMKMPKFGIVFPKSKHDAEVEVETKASKKKVDASAGQADLSSDGKSKLPSVKLPSFDIAAPKLEVDIALPKGDASPVMDKPSEIIIDVPDVKINLPKFSMPKFGKSKASDEEAKVQGKMSPSKSAKAGEVSADFDQKSPEAKGRGRELKMKMPAIKMPSFGISRKDIDVSGTKLEVSSPEDKSKKDKTVAKEAKVSLETEGGEGMTSFIKMPTFKMSSPKVKAPEVDLTVKGSKGDLHMPDVKIPEIELPSFGLKSERTAEVSLSKAEAKKSVGPKDSDLNLSDKIKIPSLEISAPSVAQELQISVPCAKPDICPSIPKVEVDVSDADIKRYEGELKIPKLPSLGIPVPDVELDIGLPKVSLEHEADISMEKSSAKIKMPKVELSKLEELEAKVNIGGVKAKGIEAEGKIKGPKVKMPHVDISLPKVKLDEDDIPFIESDYKVQGLRAEASTTEGTFSLPSVELPKMSTPKIRAPELELDISLSKDDLKMSDLSKSLKVESSGSEGEQHDLKLKMPKIKLPKFGGSMTGVEEGTVKADVRASKTEDSSESGIMGFKIKMPKLQVGSLKGKGGEDREFESDHKMAVKSDVKVSDHEEFDNGRTFKIKMPSFGISKGTTDAGTEPLHPSEESTEFKFKMPKVTLPDVGFSGGEGERVGASLESTHVDAVSKVKSITSSNLEELELDMGLKMPKIKMPTIGLTGRKGDDEMEMSLDEESEGKKSLFKMPDVELSTPKIKAHGEYEVDGAKLDLEGGGSAKKSSKIKQEYKDNTAEDDAEKKYKVKLPKLAVGLPKAASGDVELSPPKLKSESDQQEGKKIKKNIFSLSKTKDKSTGLVSDADTSLEFEGPDLKIKLPKIKMKPSFGRSKGKGKGSDVNGEEETDVDSSDVTAKSSKIKFPRLGFSSSKVNSGEVNINGTSGHVNGDTEVSTQGGVVKVGKLKFPKVEFSSPYKEKEIDSEMNLKLVKTEEPESKDEGTESSLTSKFKSPKIAFSGFKKKEKGEDHIISSSARTEMATMEGDSKSGMGRLSLGFLSNRSKGEYTVDNSGIQKDNEGDTSKDKSTKYKFPKLSLNSNSGSEAESSKETQEESSQEGFKIGLPQVSFTTYQEEERTQEEETSLGFIKVTTTKQIKTETVTEKTLAI, from the exons ATGGAGACTAGTGTGAAGATCACAGag GAGAAGCTAAGATCttcagagttggtggaggtgattGTAGAAACTGAGGCACAGGCTGGAATGTCTGGTATAAGcatctctggaggaggaagggatgGACTCTTTGTTTCCGATGTCCTCAAGGACTCCCCTGCCGCCAAAGCCTTGTCCCTGCTTGAAG GGGACCAGATTCTCAGTGCCAGAGTTTACTTTGAAAACATTAAGTATGAAGATGCCTTGAAGATCCTCCAGTATGCAGAGCAATATAAAGTCTCTTACTGCCTGAAAAGGACAGTGCCGTCTAGTGATGTTACCGTGTCTCCAAGCTCCGGGAGTGTGGAAGTCAAGGGTCCAAAAGCTAAGATGCCAAAAATG ACTGTTAAAAGCCTGACAcctgtgaagaagaaaaaaaagaagtttcCAGGTCAAGTTAAGGAATCGGAAGCCTCCATTGAAGCCGTGAAAGGTTCAGAACTTTCTGCTGCCAGCTTGGACATTCCACCAGTAGACGTTGAATTCTCCTTCCCAAAGTTTTCCAAAATCCTAAAAGGCAAGGGAGGAACAGAAGTCACTGCTGGGACTAAGAGCACAGAGGTTACTACCAAAGTAACCACCACAGAACAGAAAAGACTAAAGATAAAATTTCCAAGACTTAGGGTCAAAGATGCAGCTGCTGGGGGACTTTCTCTGGATGTTTCTGGGGCTAAAGATGTTTCAGGGAAAGTTCAAgatgaggccaaagagaaagagaaGTCTACAACTCAAGTTGGTATTGCTGTTCCTAAAATAAAGAAACCAAAAGTTGATGTTACAGTGGCAAAGCCAGACATTGAAATTGCAGCTCCAAAGATTGGAATTGCTTTACCGCAGGTTGGGATTGAAGCCAAAGAAGAGATGTCTTTTAAGACTCCACAGGTGGAACTTGATATACCAATGACAATTAAGAAAAACGAGACATCAGAAACTTATGAAAGTATTAAAGCAACTGGCCTAGGCACTTCGATTAGGATCCCGGATGTTGAAATTAAGATGCCGGTAGGTGGTGCTGAGGTAGAAGCACCTAAAATAAGTGTCCCATCCATATCAAAAGTAGGAATCTGTACACCACAGCTAGAAAAAACACAAGACCTTACAGTTCAAGTGGATGGAAGGCCAAAGACTGAAATCAAATTACCTTCAGTGGAAATAGCAGCACCTAAATTGGATGTTGATTTAAGTTTACCAAAAGTTGAAGGTTCTGTAGAAGTGGAGACACCAGATTCTACAAGCAGAGGTCTACAGATCAAGCTTCCAAAATTTAGCATGTCCACCAAAACTCTAGATTCTGCTGTGAAAGTTACCCCTCCGCAAGTCAAAAAAGATGTTAAGGGCAAAGATTCTGAGGGTAAAGTACAAATGCCTTCTTTAAAAGCCCCACACATTGGAATTTCTCTTCCTAAAGGGAAAATTGAAGGAGATAGTCCTGATAGTCAAAAGAGAAGCTCCCTAAAGTTTCCGTCTATTGACATCTCTGCTCCAAAGTTGGACTTAGACCTATCTATGGAGTCAGAAGAGCTTTCTGTTGAATCTATTCAGGTTCCAGATGTGAGTCTTAAGATGCCCAAAATAAGTACTCCTAAGGTAGGCATGAAAGTTAAAGATGCCTATGCTGGTGCTATTACAAAAACAGAAGTGAAATCTGAGAAAGTCGAAGCAGAAAGTACTATTGAAATTCCAGGTGTTACACTTAAAATGCCCAAAATAGGTCTTCCTAAATTGGGCTTAAAGAGTGATGTCCAGGAAGATGAGTTAGAGGCGGCAGCTGGGAAAAGTGAAGATGAAGAACTTAAAATTAAAGGTCCTAAACTCAAACTACCAAGTTTTGGAGGGTTACAAGTAAAAGAGAAGTCTGAGGTAGATGGATCAGATTCTTCTACAGAAGTAGAGGGAATATTCAAACTTCCTTCAATTAAGATGCCATCAGTTGACATTTCCTTACCAAAAGTCCAAGACAGTGAGACAAGTAGATTGGAGGGCACCATCTCTACATCGAAGGTAGACAAAAAAGCACCAGAAATAGAGAGTCCAGACTTGAAGTTTAAATTGCCCAAAGTCTCCTTACCCAAACTTGACATGACAACAAAACTAGGAAAACCTGACATGTCTCCTCCAAAAGTTGGAATTCACATGGCTGCTAGTGATACAAAAATAAAAGGAGACAAACTGAAAGAAGATAAAAAAGTGGCCCTCGACATGGATGTTTCTGTTCCCAAGACTAAAACCTTTGATCTCAGTTTAACATCACTGAAAAGTGATTTAGGTATTTCAGTTGAAAAGCCTAAAGCTGCGATTAAGCTTCCAAAAGTAGAGTTGGATTCCATAGCATTTGATGGCCAGACTGCAGATGCCAGGATAGGCATTCCTTCCATTAAAATGCCGTCTCTCGAGATAGATGCTCCGAGCCTTAATGTTGACTTAAACTTCCCAAAGGTGAAGACTGAAGTAATGGAGGAATCTTTTGAAGACAAAGACATTAAATTGCAGATGCCAAAGTTAAATCTTCCTAAGCTAAGTGACGTAGCCAAAGATATGGCTGTTGAACTTGATGTGCCAAAGGTAATTGGTAACATATGTTCACCACACCTTACTACAGAAATAAAGACTGGGGTGGACACAGAAGATACAGGAGTAAAGATGAGTTTGCCAAAAGTTGAGATTGGCCTTGGAAAATCCACAGAGGTCAGTGTTGGTGAAATAAAGGAAAAGGCTGAAGTGAAACTTCCTAAAGTAAAACTGGAAAAGCCAGTGATAGAAGATGAAGAAGTAAAAATAAAGTTGCCAACAGTGAAACTTCCATCTCTTGAGATATCGTCACCAAAAATCCCGGATGTGGACATTGCTGCAGGCATTCCAACAGTTGAAGCTGATATGTCTAGTAAAGAAGATTTGGCAGCTACTGTTTCTGGTGATGGTGATACCAAATGGAAAGCACCAAAGTTTTCATTTCGTAAACTTGGTATTTCTGGATCCAAAACTAAGAAAGGTGAAGCAGATGTAAAAACAACAGATGCTGAAGGAGGCACCGAAGTTGCAATCAAAGGACCAAAAATGAAAATGCCAAAGTTTGGAATAGTTTTTCCCAAATCAAAGCATGATGCTGAAGTTGAAGTAGAAACAAAAGCCAGCAAAAAGAAGGTGGATGCTTCTGCTGGTCAGGCGGACTTATCTTCTGATGGAAAAAGTAAACTACCATCAGTTAAACTTCCATCTTTTGATATTGCAGCTCCAAAGTTAGAGGTTGATATTGCACTTCCCAAAGGAGATGCGTCTCCAGTTATGGACAAACCATCTGAGATTATTATTGATGTTCCAGATGTAAAGATAAACCTTCCTAAATTTTCTATGCCAAAATTCGGAAAAAGCAAAGCCAGTGATGAAGAGGCTAAAGTTCAGGGTAAAATGTCCCCATCTAAATCAGCAAAAGCTGGTGAAGTTTCTGCTGATTTTGACCAAAAAAGCCCTGAAGCCAAGGGAAGAGGCAGAGAGCTAAAAATGAAAATGCCAGCTATCAAAATGCCTTCATTTGGAATATCAAGGAAAGATATAGATGTTTCTGGCACAAAACTTGAAGTAAGTTCTCCAGAAGATAAAAGTAAGAAAGATAAGACTGTAGCAAAGGAAGCAAAAGTGTCTCTAGAGACTGAAGGTGGCGAAGGAATGACATCATTTATAAAGATGCCCACATTTAAAATGTCATCTCCAAAAGTCAAGGCACCAGAAGTGGATTTGACTGTAAAAGGTTCAAAGGGGGATCTCCATATGCCTGATGTTAAAATCCCCGAGATTGAGTTACCTTCTTTTGGACTAAAGAGTGAACGAACAGCTGAAGTGTCactttcaaaggcagaagccaaAAAGTCAGTGGGGCCGAAAGATTCTGACCTTAACCTTAGTGATAAAATAAAGATCCCTTCTCTGGAAATATCTGCACCTTCAGTTGCACAAGAATTACAGATTTCAGTCCCGTGTGCTAAACCAGACATCTGTCCATCTATACCAAAAGTAGAAGTTGATGTTTCTGATGCAGACATTAAAAGATATGAAGGAGAGTTAAAAATACCCAAGCTCCCATCCTTGGGTATTCCAGTTCCAGATGTCGAATTAGATATTGGTTTGCCCAAAGTAAGTTTAGAGCATGAGGCTGATATTAGCATGGAAAAATCATCTGCCAAAATAAAGATGCCAAAAGTTGAACTTTCGAAACTTGAGGAGTTGGAAGCCAAGGTAAACATTGGTGGTGTTAAAGCTAAAGGCATTGAAGCTGAAGGAAAAATTAAAGGGCCTAAAGTAAAAATGCCACATGTAGATATTTCACTTCCAAAAGTAAAACTAGATGAAGACGATATACCATTCATTGAAAGTGATTATAAAGTGCAAGGTTTGAGGGCTGAAGCAAGTACCACTGAAGGAACCTTCAGTTTGCCATCTGTGGAACTCCCAAAAATGTCCACTCCCAAAATAAGAGCTCCAGAGCTGGAACTAGATATTAGCCTGAGCAAAGATGACCTGAAAATGAGTGATTTATCCAAGTCACTCAAAGTAGAATCAAGTGGTTCTGAAGGTGAACAACATGATCTAAAGCTCAAAATGCCAAAAATAAAGCTGCCTAAATTTGGTGGCTCCATGACAGGAGTAGAGGAGGGTACTGTTAAAGCGGATGTCAGGGCATCTAAAACAGAAGACAGCTCTGAATCAGGCATCATGGGCTTCAAAATAAAAATGCCCAAGCTCCAAGTAGGATCTCTCAAAGGgaaaggaggagaggacagagagttTGAAAGTGACCATAAAATGGCAGTGAAAAGTGATGTGAAGGTCTCAGATCATGAAGAGTTTGACAATGGCCGCACTTTCAAGATAAAAATGCCATCATTTGGGATATCAAAAGGAACTACAGATGCCGGCACTGAACCTTTGCATCCTTCTGAGGAAAGTACAGAGTTTAAGTTTAAAATGCCAAAAGTTACTTTGCCAGATGTCGGGTTTTCAGGTGGTGAAGGCGAAAGAGTCGGGGCTTCCTTAGAAAGTACTCATGTCGATGCAGTTAGCAAGGTAAAAAGCATCACTTCATCAAATCTGGAAGAGCTAGAATTAGATATGGGACTAAAAATGCCCAAAATTAAGATGCCAACAATTGGTCTAACAGGACGAAAAGGAGATGATGAAATGGAGATGTCTCTTGATGAGGAATCTGAGGGAAAGAAGTCACTGTTCAAGATGCCAGATGTGGAACTGTCTACTCCTAAGATTAAAGCACATGGGGAATATGAAGTGGATGGAGCTAAACTGGACTTGGAAGGAGGTGGTTCTGCAAAGAAGAGCAGCAAAATCAAGCAGGAATACAAAGATAACACGGCTGAAGATGATGCTGAAAAGAAGTACAAAGTAAAATTACCAAAATTAGCAGTTGGTTTACCAAAAGCCGCATCTGGTGATGTGGAACTCTCTCCACCCAAATTAAAGTCAGAGTCAGATCAGCAAGAAgggaaaaagataaaaaagaatattttttcTCTGAGCAAAACCAAAGACAAGAGCACAGGTCTAGTATCTGATGCAGATACAAGCCTAGAATTTGAAGGTCCAGACTTAAAGATTAAGTtaccaaaaataaaaatgaaaccttCTTTTGGTCGATCAAAAGGCAAAGGTAAAGGGTCTGATGTGAATGGAGAAGAAGAAACTGATGTAGActctagtgatgtcacagctaaGTCTTCAAAGATCAAGTTCCCCAGATTAGGGTTTTCCTCCTCAAAGGTGAATTCTGGGGAAGTAAATATAAATGGAACCTCTGGCCACGTGAATGGGGATACCGAGGTATCCACTCAAGGTGGGGTTGTAAAAGTTGGTAAACTTAAGTTTCCTAAGGTTGAATTTTCATCACCatacaaagaaaaagaaatagacTCTGAAATGAATCTAAAATTGGTCAAGACAGAAGAGCCTGAATCCAAAGATGAAGGCACAGAGAGCTCTTTGACCTCAAAATTTAAGTCTCCTAAAATCGCTTTCTCTGGttttaagaaaaaagaaaagggtgAAGATCACATAATAAGCTCGTCTGCAAGAACCGAGATGGCAACTATGGAGGGTGACTCAAAGTCAGGGATGGGTCGGCTTTCTCTGGGGTTTCTCTCAAATAGATCTAAGGGGGAATACACGGTAGACAATAGTGGGATACAGAAAGACAATGAGGGTGACACCAGTAAAGACAAGTCAACAAAGTATAAATTTCCCAAATTATCTCTGAACTCAAACTCGGGATCAGAAGCAGAATCAAGTAAAGAGACACAAGAAGAAAGCTCTCAAGAAGGGTTCAAAATCGGCCTACCGCAGGTGAGCTTCACTACCTATCAAGAAGAGGAAAGAACCCAAGAGGAAGAAACAAGTTTGGGATTCATAAAAGTTACAACTACAAAACAAATCAAAACAGAGACTGTAACAGAGAAGACCCTGGCCATATAA